In a genomic window of Macrobrachium nipponense isolate FS-2020 chromosome 10, ASM1510439v2, whole genome shotgun sequence:
- the LOC135224123 gene encoding uncharacterized protein LOC135224123, whose protein sequence is MSRRRHRTMSFSYPHTQIERQIDSFLETFKRRSAAAMERAQSLQGGPGGLLSPYMNDSPPQECSPIPKSRSPRKSPRVKFHIPGRRSRWVMGRAGSGGVPRSKSGVSVGSSGTDSGSDSMEGVTRSLPHSLHTWASTDSIPGL, encoded by the coding sequence ATGAGCCGGAGGCGACACAGGACGATGAGCTTCTCTTACCCCCACACTCAGATCGAACGCCAGATCGACTCCTTCTTGGAGACGTTCAAGAGGCGGAGCGCCGCGGCTATGGAGCGAGCCCAGAGCTTGCAAGGGGGTCCCGGTGGCCTCCTCTCCCCCTACATGAACGACTCCCCTCCGCAGGAATGTTCGCCCATACCGAAAAGTCGGTCGCCTAGGAAGAGCCCCAGGGTCAAGTTTCATATTCCCGGCAGGAGGTCGAGGTGGGTCATGGGGCGGGCCGGGTCAGGCGGAGTTCCGAGGAGTAAGTCAGGAGTGAGCGTCGGGTCCTCAGGAACTGACTCTGGGAGTGACTCCATGGAAGGGGTGACGAGATCCCTCCCCCACTCCCTCCACACCTGGGCGTCGACGGACAGCATACCAG